From one Anoplolepis gracilipes chromosome 10, ASM4749672v1, whole genome shotgun sequence genomic stretch:
- the LOC140670416 gene encoding uncharacterized protein, with the protein MMIKLFLITLLCGTLVFADSSIQDFEDIQKELVMNGFPGMVNHFMSHDSLVRRSAQAEGQGVVEIKGKGNIGGLGLEGEAKVEFQWQMGRKTEESAEEEE; encoded by the exons ATGATGATTAAGCTATTTCTCATTACTTTACTTTGTGGGACGCTGGTG TTCGCTGATTCGTCGATCCAGGATTTTGAAGAT atacaaaagGAACTAGTGATGAACGGATTTCCCGGTATGGTCAATCACTTTATGAGTCATGATAGTTTAGTGCGACGCTCGGCACAAGCAGAAGGACAAGGAGTAGTTGAAATAAAAGGTAAAGGAAATATTGGAGGACTTGGATTGGAAGGAGAAGCAAAAGTAGAATTTCAATGGCAAATGGGAAGAAAAACGGAAGAGTCAGCTGAGGAAGAGGAATGA
- the LOC140670429 gene encoding uncharacterized protein, which produces MIKLFLITLLCATLVFADSSIQDFEDARKQPVNGFRGIANQFTGHGNLVRRSAQGGGGLGGQIGGGLGFGGQLGAGFGMGAGAGAGGEEKAGAGGGVQGEAGAQFGIGAKGGLGWQAG; this is translated from the exons ATGATTAAACTATTCCTCATTACTTTACTTTGCGCGACACTAGTG TTCGCTGATTCGTCAATCCAGGATTTCGAAGAT gcACGCAAGCAACCGGTGAACGGATTTCGCGGCATAGCCAATCAATTTACGGGTCATGGTAATTTAGTGCGACGTTCGGCACAGGGAGGAGGAGGATTAGGAGGACAAATTGGAGGAGGACTTGGATTTGGAGGACAACTTGGAGCAGGATTTGGAATGGGAGCAGGAGCAGGAGCGGGAGGGGAAGAGAAAGCGGGAGCGGGAGGAGGAGTGCAAGGAGAAGCGGGAGCACAATTTGGAATAGGAGCAAAAGGAGGATTGGGATGGCAAGCGGGATAA
- the LOC140670225 gene encoding uncharacterized protein — MIKLFLITLLCATLVFADSSIQDFEDARKQSMHEFHDMANHFTVHSSLVRRSPQIGGQGGAQGGAQAGFGMEAKAEGEAGGEGGFGEGFKGGFEGGFNMGAGAGAGAGGAGK, encoded by the exons ATGATTAAGCTATTCCTCATTACTTTACTTTGCGCGACGCTAGTG TTCGCTGATTCGTCAATTCAGGATTTCGAAGAT gCACGAAAGCAATCAATGCACGAATTTCATGATATGGCCAATCACTTCACGGTTCATAGTAGTTTAGTGCGACGCTCGCCACAGATAGGAGGACAAGGAGGAGCACAAGGAGGAGCACAAGCAGGATTTGGAATGGAAGCGAAAGCGGAAGGAGAAGcgggaggagaaggaggattTGGAGAAGGATTTAAAGGAGGATTTGAAGGAGGATTTAATATGGGAGCGGGAGCGGGAGCGGGAGCGGGAGGAGCAGGAAAATAA